In Salminus brasiliensis chromosome 24, fSalBra1.hap2, whole genome shotgun sequence, one genomic interval encodes:
- the LOC140547093 gene encoding histone H4, producing the protein MSGRGKGGKGLGKGGAKRHRKVLRDNIQGITKPAIRRLARRGGVKRISGLIYEETRGVLKVFLENVIRDAVTYTEHAKRKTVTAMDVVYALKRQGRTLYGFGG; encoded by the coding sequence ATGTCCGGCAGAGGCAAGGGCGGCAAAGGCCTTGGAAAAGGAGGCGCCAAGCGTCATCGTAAAGTGCTTCGcgataacatccagggtatcacaAAGCCGGCTATTCGCCGTCTGGCTCGTCGTGGTGGCGTCAAGCGTATCTCCGGTCTGATCTACGAAGAGACCCGCGGTGTGCTCAAAGTGTTCCTGGAAAACGTGATCAGGgacgcagtcacgtacactgagcatgccaaaagaaagaccgtcaccgctatggatgtggtgtacgccctgaagcgccagggacgcactctgtacggattcggaggttaa
- the LOC140547037 gene encoding histone H2B, producing the protein MPEPAKSAPKKGSKKAVTKTAGKGGKKRRKSRKESYAIYVYKVLKQVHPDTGISSKAMGIMNSFVNDIFERIAGESSRLAHYNKRSTITSREIQTAVRLLLPGELAKHAVSEGTKAVTKYTSSK; encoded by the coding sequence atgcctgagccagctaagtccgcgcccaagaagggatccaagaaagccgtgaccaagacggccgggaaaggaggcaagaagcgcagaaagtccaggaaggAGAGCTATGCTATCTACGTGtacaaggtgctgaagcaggtccaCCCTGATACCGGTATCTCCTCCAAAGCGATGGGCATCATGAACTCGTTCGTGAACGACATCTTCGAGCGCATCGCCGGTGAGTCTTCCCGTTTGGCTCATTACAACAAACGTTCTACTATCACCTCTAGGGAGATCCAGACCGCTGTGCGTCTGCTCCTTCCCGGTGAGTTGGCCAAGCACGCCGTGTCCGAGGGCACAAAGGCCGTCACCAAGTACACGAGCTCCAAGTAA
- the LOC140547128 gene encoding histone H1-like: MAEVAPAPAASAPAKAPKKKAAARPKKAGPSVGELIVKAVSASKERSGVSLAALKKALAAGGYDVEKNNSRVKLAVKSLVTKGTLVQTKGTGASGSFKLNKKQTEAKKKPAAKKPAPKAKKPAAKKPAAAKKPKKVAAKKPTAAKKSPKKAKKPVAAAKKAAKSPKKAKKPAAPKKAIKSPKKAKTVKPKAAKPKAAKAKKAAPKKK, encoded by the coding sequence atggcagaagtcgctccagccccagccgcctcggcgcccgccaaggcccccaagaagaaggccgccgcccgccccaagaaagccggccccagcgtgggcgagctcatcgtcaaggccgtctcggcttccaaggagaggagcggcgtgtctctcgccgccctgaagaaagccctggctgccggcggctacgacgtcgagaagaacaactcacgcgttaagctcgccgtcaagagcctcgtcaccaagggcactctggtgcagaccaaaggcaccggcgcgtcgggctctttcaagcttaacaagaagcagaccgaggcaaagaagaagccggccgccaagaaaccggcacctaaagctaagaagccggccgccaagaaaccagccgcggccaagaagcccaagaaggtagcagccaagaaacccactgcggctaagaaatcccccaagaaggccaagaagcccgtcgcggccgctaagaaggcagcgaagagccccaagaaggccaagaagccggcGGCTCCCAAAAAGGCGATCAAGAGCCCAAAGAAAGCCAAAACGGTCAAGCCTAAAGCAGCTAAGCCCAAGGCGGCGAAGGCGAAAAAGGCTGCCCCTAAGAAGAAGTAA
- the LOC140547013 gene encoding histone H1-like — protein MAEVAPAPAASAPAKAPKKKAAARPKKAGPSVGELIVKAVSASKERSGVSLAALKKALAAGGYDVEKNNSRVKLAVKSLVTKGTLVQTKGTGASGSFKLNKKQTEAKKKPAAKKPAPKAKKPAAKKPAAAKKPKKVAAKKPTAAKKSPKKAKKPVAAAKKAAKSPKKAKKPAAPKKATKSPKKAKTVKPKAAKPKAAKAKKAAPKKK, from the coding sequence atggcagaagtcgctccagccccagccgcctcggcgcccgccaaggcccccaagaagaaggccgccgcccgccccaagaaagccggccccagcgtgggcgagctcatcgtcaaggccgtctcggcttccaaggagaggagcggcgtgtctctcgccgccctgaagaaagccctggctgccggcggctacgacgtcgagaagaacaactcacgcgttaagctcgccgtcaagagcctcgtcaccaagggcactctggtgcagaccaaaggcaccggcgcgtcgggctctttcaagcttaacaagaagcagaccgaggcaaagaagaagccggccgccaagaaaccggcacctaaagctaagaagccggccgccaagaaaccagccgcggccaagaagcccaagaaggtagcagccaagaaacccactgcggctaagaaatcccccaagaaggccaagaagcccgtcgcggccgctaagaaggcagcgaagagccccaagaaggccaagaagccggcGGCTCCCAAAAAGGCGACCAAGAGCCCAAAGAAAGCCAAAACGGTCAAGCCTAAAGCAGCTAAGCCCAAGGCGGCGAAGGCGAAAAAGGCTGCCCCTAAGAAGAAGTAA
- the LOC140547095 gene encoding histone H4 gives MSGRGKGGKGLGKGGAKRHRKVLRDNIQGITKPAIRRLARRGGVKRISGLIYEETRGVLKVFLENVIRDAVTYTEHAKRKTVTAMDVVYALKRQGRTLYGFGG, from the coding sequence ATGTCCGGCAGAGGCAAGGGCGGCAAAGGCCTTGGAAAAGGAGGCGCCAAGCGTCATCGTAAAGTGCTTCGcgataacatccagggtatcacTAAGCCGGCTATTCGCCGTCTGGCTCGTCGTGGTGGCGTCAAGCGTATCTCCGGTCTGATCTACGAAGAGACCCGCGGTGTGCTCAAAGTGTTCCTGGAAAACGTGATCAGGgacgcagtcacgtacactgagcatgccaaaagaaagaccgtcaccgctatggatgtggtgtacgccctgaagcgccagggacgcactctgtacggattcggaggttaa
- the LOC140547059 gene encoding uncharacterized protein: MSGRGKTGGKARAKAKTRSSRAGLQFPVGRVHRLLRKGNYAERVGAGAPVYLAAVLEYLTAEILELAGNAARDNKKTRIIPRHLQLAVRNDEELNKLLGGVTIAQGGVLPNIQAVLLPKKTEKTVKTNFVRRTRLTRIMSGRGKTGGKARAKAKTRSSRAGLQFPVGRVHRLLRKGNYAERVGAGAPVYLAAVLEYLTAEILELAGNAARDNKKTRIIPRHLQLAVRNDEELNKLLGGVTIAQGGVLPNIQAVLLPKKTEKTVKTK, from the exons ATGAGTGGAAGAGGCAAAACCGGTGGTAAAGCTAGGGCCAAGGCTAAGACTCGTTCGTCCCGCGCCGGACTGCAGTTCCCAGTTGGCCGTGTGCACAGGCTCCTGCGTAAAGGCAACTACGCTGAGCGGGTCGGCGCCGGCGCTCCCGTCTACTTGGCCGCCGTCCTGGAGTATCTCACCGCTGAGATTCTCGAGTTGGCTGGCAACGCCGCCCGCGACAACAAGAAGACCCGTATTATCCCCCGTCACCtgcagctggctgttcgtaacgacgaggagctgaacaaactgctcgGAGGAGTCACTATCGCCCAAGGTGGTGTGCTGCCCAACATTCAGGCTGTACTGCTGCCTAAGAAGACCGAGAAGACTGTGAAGACAAA CTTTGTTCGACGAACACGACTGACGCGAATCATGAGTGGAAGAGGCAAAACCGGTGGTAAAGCTAGGGCCAAGGCTAAGACTCGTTCGTCCCGCGCCGGACTGCAGTTCCCAGTTGGCCGTGTGCACAGGCTTCTGCGTAAAGGCAACTACGCTGAGCGGGTCGGCGCCGGCGCTCCCGTCTACTTGGCCGCCGTCCTGGAGTATCTCACCGCTGAGATTCTCGAGTTGGCTGGCAACGCCGCCCGCGACAACAAGAAGACCCGTATTATCCCCCGTCACCtgcagctggctgttcgtaacgacgaggagctgaacaaactgctcgGAGGAGTCACTATCGCCCAAGGTGGTGTGCTGCCCAACATTCAGGCTGTACTGCTGCCTAAGAAGACCGAGAAGACTGTGAAGACAAAGTAA
- the LOC140546982 gene encoding histone H3, translating into MARTKQTARKSTGGKAPRKQLATKAARKSAPATGGVKKPHRYRPGTVALREIRRYQKSTELLIRKLPFQRLVREIAQDFKTDLRFQSSAVMALQEASEAYLVGLFEDTNLCAIHAKRVTIMPKDIQLARRIRGERA; encoded by the coding sequence atggcaagaaccaagcagACCGCTCGTAAGTCCACCGGTGGCAAGGCCCCGAGGAAGCAGCTCGCCACCAAGGCTGCCCGCAAGAGTGCCCCAGCCACCGGCGGCGTGAAAAAGCCTCACCGTTACAGGCCCGGCACCGTGGCTCTGAGGGAGATCCGCCGCTACCAGAAATCTACTGAGCTGCTGATCCGTAAGCTGCCCTTCCAGCGGCTAGTGCGTGAGATCGCGCAGGACTTCAAGACTGATCTCCGCTTCCAGAGCTCCGCCGTCATGGCCCTGCAGGAGGCTAGCGAGGCGTACTTGGTGGGTCTGTTTGAAGATactaacctgtgcgctatccacgccaagagagtcaccatcatgcctaaagacatccagctggcccgccgtattcgcggagagcgcgcttaa